Proteins encoded by one window of Oreochromis niloticus isolate F11D_XX linkage group LG17, O_niloticus_UMD_NMBU, whole genome shotgun sequence:
- the LOC109194353 gene encoding histidine-rich glycoprotein isoform X1, which yields MRTLRVLTLLSAAVLLCSAAPGLAPLTCSEGNGPAAADKAVHHINEYHDHGYKFRLHEVQGNSVEQVDGGCNVKLQLDLRETKCHTTNPKPFEDCELREETERAVKANCTVLMTIKDGDATITKYECDTRQVNTNSEMVRICPDCPVLLPLNDSEGLKSVHEATTEFNKNTSNQHYYILKEVGRISSGYIMTSGMNYYAEFALVETRCPVGSRIVIEACTPLCPDRARHAFCKSSYSSENGLLSNDCDFYPAENTTALGPGEKEPDCRHHGRHRPHGHGHHHHHNGSGGRPPHAHDHGHGPPPPGGKGRHPPHDHEHGHGPPPPGGKGGRPPHSHGGPPPHAHDHGHGPPPHAHDHGHGPPPHAGKGGRPPHSHGGPPPHAHDHGHGPPPHDHEHGHGPPPPGGKGKGSFHPLRRFHPCHRFLVNPDPALHPICPWPLPHRTHN from the exons ATGAGGACTTTACGAGTCCTGACACTTCTTTCGGCAGCAGTCCTGCTTTGCAGCGCTGCCCCAGGTTTGGCGCCACTAACATGCAGTGAAGGTAACGGTCCGGCGGCAGCAGACAAGGCAGTGCATCACATCAATGAGTATCACGACCATGGCTACAAATTCAGACTGCATGAAGTTCAAGGAAACAGTGTGGAACAG GTTGATGGTGGATGTAATGTAAAGTTGCAGCTGGATCTTCGGGAGACAAAATGCCACACTACCAACCCGAAACCCTTTGAGGACTGTGAACTACGTGAAGAGACAGAGCGG gCAGTGAAGGCCAACTGCACTGTGTTGATGACTATAAAAGATGGTGATGCCACCATAACCAAATATGAATGTGACACACGACAAG TAAATACTAACTCGGAGATGGTACGCATCTGCCCTGACTGTCCCGTGCTGCTGCCTCTCAACGACTCTGAAGGTCTCAAGTCTGTTCATGAAGCAACAACAGAATTCAACAAGAACACCAGTAACCAGCACTACTACATCTTGAAGGAAGTGGGACGGATATCATCTGGG taTATAATGACATCTGGAATGAACTACTATGCTGAGTTTGCCCTTGTGGAGACTCGTTGCCCAGTGGGCTCTAGAATCGTAATTGAGGCATGCACTCCGCTCTGTCCTGACAGAGCT CGTCATGCTTTCTGCAAGTCATCTTACTCCAGTGAAAATGGACTCCTGTCCAATGACTGTGATTTCTATCCTGCAGAG AACACTACTGCCCTTGGGCCTGGTGAGAAGGAGCCTGACTGTAGACATCATGGAAGACACCGTCCACATGGTCATGGTCACCATCACCATCATAATGGAAGTGGAGGACGCCCTCCACATGCTCACGACCATGGTCATggccctcctcctcctggtgGCAAAGGACGACACCCTCCACACGATCATGAACATGGTCATggccctcctcctcctggtgGCAAAGGAGGACGCCCTCCTCATAGTCATGGTGGCCCCCCTCCACATGCTCACGACCATGGTCATGGCCCCCCTCCACATGCTCACGACCATGGTCATGGCCCTCCTCCCCATGCTGGCAAAGGAGGACGCCCTCCTCATAGTCATGGTGGCCCCCCTCCACATGCTCACGACCATGGTCATGGCCCCCCTCCACATGATCATGAACATGGTCATggccctcctcctcctggtgGCAAGGGTAAAGGGTCATTTCATCCCCTACGGCGCTTTCATCCATGTCACAGATTCCTAGTCAATCCTGACCCAGCTCTCCACCCTATTTGCCCCTGGCCTCTTCCTCACCGCACACACAACTAA
- the LOC109194353 gene encoding histidine-rich glycoprotein isoform X2 encodes MRTLRVLTLLSAAVLLCSAAPGLAPLTCSEGNGPAAADKAVHHINEYHDHGYKFRLHEVQGNSVEQVDGGCNVKLQLDLRETKCHTTNPKPFEDCELREETERAVKANCTVLMTIKDGDATITKYECDTRQVNTNSEMVRICPDCPVLLPLNDSEGLKSVHEATTEFNKNTSNQHYYILKEVGRISSGYIMTSGMNYYAEFALVETRCPVGSRIVIEACTPLCPDRARHAFCKSSYSSENGLLSNDCDFYPAENTTALGPGEKEPDCRHHGRRPPHSHGGPPPHAHDHGHGPPPHAHDHGHGPPPHAGKGGRPPHSHGGPPPHAHDHGHGPPPHDHEHGHGPPPPGGKGKGSFHPLRRFHPCHRFLVNPDPALHPICPWPLPHRTHN; translated from the exons ATGAGGACTTTACGAGTCCTGACACTTCTTTCGGCAGCAGTCCTGCTTTGCAGCGCTGCCCCAGGTTTGGCGCCACTAACATGCAGTGAAGGTAACGGTCCGGCGGCAGCAGACAAGGCAGTGCATCACATCAATGAGTATCACGACCATGGCTACAAATTCAGACTGCATGAAGTTCAAGGAAACAGTGTGGAACAG GTTGATGGTGGATGTAATGTAAAGTTGCAGCTGGATCTTCGGGAGACAAAATGCCACACTACCAACCCGAAACCCTTTGAGGACTGTGAACTACGTGAAGAGACAGAGCGG gCAGTGAAGGCCAACTGCACTGTGTTGATGACTATAAAAGATGGTGATGCCACCATAACCAAATATGAATGTGACACACGACAAG TAAATACTAACTCGGAGATGGTACGCATCTGCCCTGACTGTCCCGTGCTGCTGCCTCTCAACGACTCTGAAGGTCTCAAGTCTGTTCATGAAGCAACAACAGAATTCAACAAGAACACCAGTAACCAGCACTACTACATCTTGAAGGAAGTGGGACGGATATCATCTGGG taTATAATGACATCTGGAATGAACTACTATGCTGAGTTTGCCCTTGTGGAGACTCGTTGCCCAGTGGGCTCTAGAATCGTAATTGAGGCATGCACTCCGCTCTGTCCTGACAGAGCT CGTCATGCTTTCTGCAAGTCATCTTACTCCAGTGAAAATGGACTCCTGTCCAATGACTGTGATTTCTATCCTGCAGAG AACACTACTGCCCTTGGGCCTGGTGAGAAGGAGCCTGACTGTAGACATCATGGAA GACGCCCTCCTCATAGTCATGGTGGCCCCCCTCCACATGCTCACGACCATGGTCATGGCCCCCCTCCACATGCTCACGACCATGGTCATGGCCCTCCTCCCCATGCTGGCAAAGGAGGACGCCCTCCTCATAGTCATGGTGGCCCCCCTCCACATGCTCACGACCATGGTCATGGCCCCCCTCCACATGATCATGAACATGGTCATggccctcctcctcctggtgGCAAGGGTAAAGGGTCATTTCATCCCCTACGGCGCTTTCATCCATGTCACAGATTCCTAGTCAATCCTGACCCAGCTCTCCACCCTATTTGCCCCTGGCCTCTTCCTCACCGCACACACAACTAA
- the LOC100708539 gene encoding alpha-2-HS-glycoprotein isoform X1 — MRTLRVLTLLSAAVLLCSAAPGLAPLTCSEGNGPAAADKAVHHINEYHDHGYKFRLHEVQGNSVEQVDGGCNVKLQLDLRETKCHTTNPKPFEDCELRRETQRAVKANCTVLMTIKDGDATITKYECDTRQVNTNSEMVRICPDCPVLLPLNDSEGLKSVHEATTEFNKNTSNQHYYVLKEVGRISSGYIMTSGMNYYAEFALVETRCPMGSRIVIEACTPLCPDRARHAFCKSSYSSENGLLSNDCDFYPAENTTALGPDEKEPDCRHHGRRPPHSHGGPPPHAYDHGHGPLHMLTTMVMALLHMLAKEDALLIVMVAPLHMLTTMVMALLHMLAKEDALLIVMVAPLHMLTTMVMAPLHMIMNMVMALLLLVARVKGHFIPYGAFIHVTDS, encoded by the exons ATGAGGACGTTACGAGTCCTGACACTTCTTTCGGCAGCAGTCCTGCTTTGCAGCGCTGCCCCAGGTTTGGCGCCACTAACATGCAGTGAAGGTAACGGTCCGGCGGCAGCAGACAAGGCAGTGCATCACATCAATGAGTATCACGACCATGGCTACAAATTCAGACTGCATGAAGTTCAAGGAAACAGTGTGGAACAG GTTGATGGTGGATGTAATGTAAAGTTGCAGCTGGATCTTCGGGAGACAAAATGCCACACTACCAACCCGAAACCCTTTGAGGACTGTGAACTACGTAGAGAGACACAGCGG gCAGTGAAGGCCAACTGCACTGTGTTGATGACTATAAAAGATGGTGATGCCACCATAACCAAATATGAATGTGACACACGACAAG TAAATACTAACTCGGAGATGGTACGCATCTGCCCTGACTGTCCCGTGCTGCTGCCTCTCAACGACTCTGAAGGTCTCAAGTCTGTTCATGAAGCAACAACAGAATTCAACAAGAACACCAGTAACCAGCACTACTACGTCTTGAAGGAAGTGGGACGGATATCATCTGGG taTATAATGACATCTGGAATGAACTACTATGCTGAGTTTGCCCTTGTGGAGACTCGTTGCCCAATGGGCTCTAGAATCGTAATTGAGGCATGCACTCCGCTCTGTCCTGACAGAGCT CGTCATGCTTTCTGCAAGTCATCTTACTCCAGTGAAAATGGACTCCTGTCCAATGACTGTGATTTCTATCCTGCAGAG AACACCACTGCCCTTGGGCCTGATGAGAAGGAGCCTGACTGTAGACATCATGGAAGACGCCCTCCTCATAGTCATGGTGGCCCCCCTCCACATGCTTACGACCATGGTCATGGCCCCCTCCACATGCTCACGACCATGGTCATGGCCCTCCTCCACATGCTGGCAAAGGAGGACGCCCTCCTCATAGTCATGGTGGCCCCCCTCCACATGCTCACGACCATGGTCATGGCCCTCCTCCACATGCTGGCAAAGGAGGACGCCCTCCTCATAGTCATGGTGGCCCCCCTCCACATGCTCACGACCATGGTCATGGCCCCCCTCCACATGATCATGAACATGGTCATggccctcctcctcctggtgGCAAGAGTAAAGGGTCATTTCATCCCCTACGGCGCTTTCATCCATGTCACAGATTCCTAG
- the LOC100708539 gene encoding alpha-2-HS-glycoprotein isoform X2: protein MRTLRVLTLLSAAVLLCSAAPGLAPLTCSEGNGPAAADKAVHHINEYHDHGYKFRLHEVQGNSVEQVDGGCNVKLQLDLRETKCHTTNPKPFEDCELRRETQRAVKANCTVLMTIKDGDATITKYECDTRQVNTNSEMVRICPDCPVLLPLNDSEGLKSVHEATTEFNKNTSNQHYYVLKEVGRISSGYIMTSGMNYYAEFALVETRCPMGSRIVIEACTPLCPDRARHAFCKSSYSSENGLLSNDCDFYPAENTTALGPDEKEPDCRHHGRRPPHSHGGPPPHAYDHGHGPLHMLTTMVMALLHMLTTMVMALLHMLAKEDALLIVMVAPLHMLTTMVMAPLHMIMNMVMALLLLVARVKGHFIPYGAFIHVTDS, encoded by the exons ATGAGGACGTTACGAGTCCTGACACTTCTTTCGGCAGCAGTCCTGCTTTGCAGCGCTGCCCCAGGTTTGGCGCCACTAACATGCAGTGAAGGTAACGGTCCGGCGGCAGCAGACAAGGCAGTGCATCACATCAATGAGTATCACGACCATGGCTACAAATTCAGACTGCATGAAGTTCAAGGAAACAGTGTGGAACAG GTTGATGGTGGATGTAATGTAAAGTTGCAGCTGGATCTTCGGGAGACAAAATGCCACACTACCAACCCGAAACCCTTTGAGGACTGTGAACTACGTAGAGAGACACAGCGG gCAGTGAAGGCCAACTGCACTGTGTTGATGACTATAAAAGATGGTGATGCCACCATAACCAAATATGAATGTGACACACGACAAG TAAATACTAACTCGGAGATGGTACGCATCTGCCCTGACTGTCCCGTGCTGCTGCCTCTCAACGACTCTGAAGGTCTCAAGTCTGTTCATGAAGCAACAACAGAATTCAACAAGAACACCAGTAACCAGCACTACTACGTCTTGAAGGAAGTGGGACGGATATCATCTGGG taTATAATGACATCTGGAATGAACTACTATGCTGAGTTTGCCCTTGTGGAGACTCGTTGCCCAATGGGCTCTAGAATCGTAATTGAGGCATGCACTCCGCTCTGTCCTGACAGAGCT CGTCATGCTTTCTGCAAGTCATCTTACTCCAGTGAAAATGGACTCCTGTCCAATGACTGTGATTTCTATCCTGCAGAG AACACCACTGCCCTTGGGCCTGATGAGAAGGAGCCTGACTGTAGACATCATGGAAGACGCCCTCCTCATAGTCATGGTGGCCCCCCTCCACATGCTTACGACCATGGTCATGGCCCCCTCCACATGCTCACGACCATGGTCATGGCCCTCCTCCAC ATGCTCACGACCATGGTCATGGCCCTCCTCCACATGCTGGCAAAGGAGGACGCCCTCCTCATAGTCATGGTGGCCCCCCTCCACATGCTCACGACCATGGTCATGGCCCCCCTCCACATGATCATGAACATGGTCATggccctcctcctcctggtgGCAAGAGTAAAGGGTCATTTCATCCCCTACGGCGCTTTCATCCATGTCACAGATTCCTAG